One Clostridium novyi NT genomic window carries:
- the spoVAC gene encoding stage V sporulation protein AC yields MKIKEEELKQKFKELTEQESPKSNIIKDCIRAFFVGGIICDIGQFFMNFYLSLGFSVEDTGAYVAITMIFIGALLTGIGIYDKIGDFAGAGSVVPITGFANSIVSPAMEFKKEGFVFGVGSKMFIIAGPVLVYGIGSSIIVGLIHYLINL; encoded by the coding sequence ATGAAAATCAAAGAAGAGGAATTAAAACAAAAATTTAAAGAGTTAACAGAACAAGAATCTCCTAAGTCTAATATTATTAAAGATTGTATTAGAGCTTTTTTTGTTGGAGGAATTATTTGTGATATAGGACAATTTTTTATGAATTTTTATTTAAGTCTAGGATTTTCAGTAGAGGATACAGGAGCATATGTTGCTATAACTATGATTTTTATAGGAGCTCTTTTAACTGGTATTGGAATTTATGATAAAATTGGAGATTTTGCAGGAGCAGGTTCAGTAGTTCCAATTACAGGTTTTGCAAATTCAATTGTATCTCCAGCTATGGAATTTAAAAAAGAAGGTTTTGTATTTGGAGTTGGATCTAAGATGTTTATTATCGCAGGACCTGTTTTAGTTTATGGAATTGGTTCATCAATAATAGTTGGACTTATACATTATTTAATAAATTTATAA
- the spoVAD gene encoding stage V sporulation protein AD codes for MTKRIGKQTIKLENKPRIIATTSVVGPKEGEGPLKDYFDIILSDDLNGKDSFEKAESSIMYRAVQETLKKSNLEEKDIHYLVAGDLLNQTAASNFAARDVDIPFLGLYGACSTMSESLGVASMLVNAEYADYAVAATSSHFSSAERQFRFPLEMGSQRTPTAQWTVTGSGAMLIARDGIREGKFPYASYFTVGKIKDYGQTDTSDMGSAMAPAAVDTIKQHFEDTGRSPEDYDLIASGDLGNLGKKITEELLKEYGYNISANYIDCGDEIFDKERQKVNCGGSGCGCSAVVSCGYIYKNILKGKYKKVLLVSTGALMSSTTSLQGESIPGIAHAVSIEFGGM; via the coding sequence ATGACTAAAAGGATTGGAAAACAAACAATAAAATTAGAAAATAAGCCTAGAATAATTGCTACAACTAGCGTAGTTGGACCTAAAGAAGGAGAAGGTCCACTAAAAGATTACTTTGACATAATATTAAGTGATGACTTAAATGGAAAGGATAGTTTTGAAAAAGCTGAAAGTAGTATTATGTATAGAGCCGTGCAGGAAACACTTAAAAAGTCTAATTTAGAGGAAAAAGATATACATTACTTAGTTGCAGGAGATTTATTAAATCAAACAGCAGCATCAAACTTTGCAGCCAGAGACGTTGATATACCTTTTTTAGGTTTATACGGAGCATGTTCAACTATGTCAGAATCTTTAGGCGTTGCATCTATGCTTGTAAATGCTGAATATGCAGATTATGCAGTAGCTGCAACATCATCACACTTTTCTTCTGCTGAAAGACAATTTAGATTTCCACTAGAAATGGGAAGCCAAAGAACTCCTACAGCTCAATGGACAGTAACTGGATCAGGAGCTATGTTAATTGCAAGGGATGGAATAAGAGAAGGAAAATTCCCTTATGCATCTTATTTTACTGTTGGCAAAATAAAAGATTATGGTCAAACAGATACTAGTGATATGGGATCAGCTATGGCACCGGCTGCAGTAGATACCATAAAACAGCATTTTGAGGATACTGGAAGAAGTCCAGAAGATTATGATTTAATTGCAAGTGGAGATCTTGGAAATTTAGGAAAAAAGATAACCGAAGAGCTATTAAAGGAGTACGGGTATAACATATCAGCTAACTATATAGATTGTGGTGATGAAATATTTGATAAAGAAAGGCAAAAGGTAAACTGTGGAGGAAGTGGCTGTGGATGTTCAGCAGTGGTTAGTTGCGGATATATATATAAAAATATATTAAAAGGTAAATATAAAAAAGTTTTATTAGTATCAACAGGCGCACTTATGAGTTCTACAACATCCCTTCAAGGAGAAAGTATACCTGGAATTGCTCATGCAGTATCAATAGAATTTGGAGGAATGTAA
- the hflX gene encoding GTPase HflX, producing MIVGNLEGIRKTILKKLESIYDFKVDRQSIANEQIIQIISEITGDINKEISVAIDRKGNILSVAVGDSSTVEMPIIDIKSKKLSGVRIIHTHPNGNSRLSSLDVSALIALKLDCMVAVAVEDGKCKDVTVGFCGIDNNTLIAEVAPNLPLDKALNINILNVVKNIEINLSSNEVEEDKGERAVLVGIENEESLDELCELAKACNVVTVDRVMQRRVKIDTAYFIGEGKVEELSMVRQASNANLIIFDDELSASQIRNLESATGTKVIDRTTLILEIFARRAKSKEAKIQVELAQLKYRLPRLIGMGAVLSRTGAGIGTRGPGEKKLEIDKRHIRERIYDLNKELAKIKKNRQVQREKRSKDNVPKISLVGYTNAGKSTLRNKLCEIASPKDVVDKETVFEADMLFATLDVTTRALVLPDNRLVTLTDTVGFIRKLPHDLVEAFKSTLEEVVNSDLLLHVVDSSSKDAYKQIEAVNFVLEELESINKPMILLLNKIDKADKEQLEGLKEKFNNLKVLEISAKDNLNLDTLLNDICTALPNPLKKVEFLIPYSDSASVAMLHRNGKVLEEEYKDNGTRIIAMVDDKIYNKCEKYVI from the coding sequence ATGATAGTTGGAAATTTAGAGGGTATACGAAAGACGATTTTAAAAAAACTAGAAAGTATATACGATTTTAAGGTAGATAGGCAAAGTATTGCAAATGAACAAATTATACAAATTATAAGTGAGATAACAGGAGACATAAACAAAGAAATAAGTGTAGCAATTGATAGAAAGGGAAACATTTTAAGTGTAGCTGTTGGTGATAGTAGCACTGTTGAAATGCCCATTATAGATATAAAATCTAAAAAATTATCAGGGGTTAGAATAATACATACACATCCTAATGGTAATTCAAGACTTTCATCATTAGATGTATCTGCTCTTATAGCACTAAAGCTAGATTGTATGGTAGCAGTAGCAGTTGAAGATGGAAAGTGCAAGGATGTAACTGTAGGATTTTGTGGTATAGATAATAATACATTAATTGCAGAAGTTGCACCAAATCTTCCACTTGATAAAGCACTTAATATAAACATATTAAATGTAGTTAAAAATATAGAAATAAATCTATCATCTAATGAAGTTGAGGAAGACAAAGGGGAAAGAGCGGTTTTAGTTGGTATAGAAAATGAAGAAAGCTTAGATGAACTTTGTGAACTTGCTAAAGCTTGTAATGTAGTTACAGTAGATAGAGTAATGCAAAGAAGAGTAAAAATAGATACTGCATATTTTATTGGAGAAGGTAAGGTTGAAGAACTTTCAATGGTAAGGCAGGCTTCTAATGCAAATTTAATAATTTTTGATGATGAACTATCAGCATCTCAAATTAGAAATTTAGAAAGTGCAACAGGAACTAAAGTAATAGATAGAACAACTTTAATTCTTGAGATATTTGCAAGAAGAGCTAAAAGTAAAGAAGCTAAAATTCAAGTTGAACTTGCTCAATTAAAGTATAGACTTCCAAGATTAATAGGAATGGGTGCTGTATTATCTAGAACAGGTGCTGGAATTGGAACTAGAGGTCCTGGTGAGAAAAAACTTGAAATAGATAAAAGACATATAAGAGAGAGAATATACGATCTTAACAAGGAACTTGCTAAGATAAAGAAAAATAGACAGGTGCAAAGAGAAAAAAGAAGTAAAGATAATGTGCCTAAAATATCATTGGTTGGATATACTAATGCTGGAAAATCTACTTTAAGAAATAAATTATGTGAAATAGCATCACCAAAAGATGTAGTAGACAAGGAAACTGTATTTGAAGCAGATATGCTATTTGCTACTTTAGATGTTACAACAAGAGCATTGGTATTACCTGATAATAGATTAGTAACACTTACAGATACCGTTGGTTTTATAAGAAAGCTACCTCATGATTTAGTAGAAGCATTTAAATCAACTTTAGAAGAAGTTGTAAATTCAGATTTACTATTACATGTTGTAGATTCATCTTCAAAGGATGCCTATAAACAAATAGAAGCTGTAAACTTTGTTTTAGAAGAACTAGAATCTATTAATAAACCTATGATACTACTTCTTAATAAAATAGATAAAGCAGACAAGGAACAATTAGAAGGGCTAAAAGAAAAGTTTAATAATTTAAAAGTACTTGAAATATCAGCAAAGGATAATTTAAATTTAGACACACTTTTAAATGATATATGCACGGCTCTTCCAAACCCTCTAAAAAAGGTAGAATTTTTAATACCATATAGTGATAGTGCCTCTGTTGCAATGCTTCATAGAAATGGAAAAGTTCTAGAGGAAGAATACAAAGATAACGGTACAAGAATTATTGCTATGGTAGATGATAAAATATATAATAAATGCGAAAAATATGTAATATAA
- the sigF gene encoding RNA polymerase sporulation sigma factor SigF, translated as MSESNAKGNSNNYEINLELIKKAKLGDKKALDELVEKNLPLVTAISKKFLNRGYEYEDIFQIGSMGLIKAINNFDSSYNVQFSTYAVPMIMGEIRRFIRDDGLIKVSRSVKYTARKLHFDKEKLTKKLNREPTVEELSKFSGIDKEQIIFATEAINEPKYLYDTIHQDDGSPIYLIDKVVLKDESEIDELDKIALKEALSKLDQRSRQIIILRYFKDITQVKVAKMLGISQVQVSRIEKKVLKTMKEKLSG; from the coding sequence ATGAGTGAAAGTAATGCTAAAGGAAATTCTAATAATTATGAAATAAATTTAGAATTAATAAAGAAGGCTAAACTTGGAGATAAAAAAGCATTAGATGAACTTGTTGAGAAAAATTTACCACTAGTTACGGCTATAAGTAAAAAGTTTTTAAACAGAGGATATGAATACGAAGATATATTTCAAATAGGTTCTATGGGGCTTATAAAGGCAATAAACAATTTTGATTCTAGCTATAATGTACAGTTTTCTACTTATGCAGTGCCTATGATTATGGGTGAAATAAGAAGGTTTATAAGAGACGATGGACTTATAAAGGTTAGTAGAAGTGTAAAATATACTGCAAGAAAGCTTCATTTTGATAAAGAAAAATTAACAAAAAAATTGAATAGAGAACCTACTGTAGAAGAGCTTTCAAAGTTTTCAGGAATAGATAAAGAACAAATTATATTTGCAACAGAAGCCATTAATGAACCTAAGTATTTATATGATACAATTCATCAAGATGATGGATCACCTATATATTTAATTGATAAAGTAGTTTTAAAAGATGAGAGCGAAATAGATGAATTAGATAAAATAGCTTTAAAAGAAGCATTAAGCAAGTTAGACCAAAGATCAAGGCAAATTATAATACTTAGATATTTTAAAGATATAACACAAGTTAAGGTAGCAAAAATGCTTGGAATAAGTCAGGTACAAGTATCTAGAATAGAAAAGAAAGTATTAAAAACAATGAAAGAAAAATTAAGTGGATAG
- the hpt gene encoding hypoxanthine phosphoribosyltransferase encodes MENKKRNILISEKQIRERIEELGKEISSHYEGKKLYVLSLLRGSFIYTADLVRHLTVPTKIGFMTTSSYGHNETSSGNVKIVHDIPDDIKGFDVLVVDDIVDTGITMKFVVDHAKSLGANSVKSCVLLDKPERRKADIEPDFCCFEIPDVFVVGYGLNYGDYYRNIPYVFNWEEN; translated from the coding sequence ATGGAAAATAAAAAGAGAAATATTCTAATATCAGAAAAACAAATTCGTGAGAGAATCGAAGAACTTGGAAAAGAAATTTCATCCCATTATGAAGGTAAAAAACTTTACGTGTTATCATTACTTAGAGGTAGCTTTATATATACAGCGGACTTAGTTAGACATCTAACTGTTCCAACTAAAATTGGTTTTATGACAACATCAAGCTATGGTCATAATGAAACTTCTTCCGGTAATGTAAAAATAGTTCATGATATACCAGATGATATTAAAGGATTTGATGTACTAGTAGTAGATGATATAGTTGATACTGGAATCACTATGAAGTTTGTAGTAGATCATGCTAAATCTTTAGGCGCAAATAGCGTTAAAAGTTGCGTACTTTTAGATAAACCAGAAAGAAGAAAAGCGGATATTGAACCAGATTTTTGTTGTTTTGAAATTCCTGATGTATTTGTGGTAGGTTACGGTCTTAACTATGGTGATTACTATAGAAACATACCTTACGTATTTAACTGGGAAGAAAACTAG
- the spoVAE gene encoding stage V sporulation protein AE has product MKDYVMAFVVGGIICVIAQILMDKTKLTPGRILVAFVTAGVILGALGIYEPLVKYGKAGATIPLPGFGYNLAKSVIKEVDKAGFLGIFTGGVKGGAGGIGAAIIFGYIMAILFNSKTK; this is encoded by the coding sequence ATGAAGGATTATGTTATGGCTTTTGTAGTAGGAGGAATTATATGTGTAATTGCACAAATTCTTATGGATAAAACAAAACTGACACCTGGAAGAATATTAGTGGCATTTGTAACAGCAGGAGTAATACTTGGAGCATTAGGTATATATGAACCTCTAGTTAAATACGGAAAAGCAGGAGCTACTATTCCACTACCTGGATTTGGCTATAATCTTGCAAAGTCTGTAATTAAAGAAGTAGATAAGGCAGGGTTTTTGGGAATATTTACTGGAGGAGTAAAGGGTGGTGCTGGTGGAATAGGTGCTGCCATAATATTTGGTTATATAATGGCAATCTTATTTAATTCAAAGACAAAATAG
- a CDS encoding transglycosylase domain-containing protein translates to MTENRDNKTSQSEKTTQKKKKKKFKAFKIILITFITLIVISLVTAIGITLAIIKTSPDININEIIAASDASKIYDDKGELVDSIITSKKKILVKYDEVPENLINAFVSIEDERFFKHSGIDVKRIAGAFLIDMKNIVSGKPALQGASTITQQLIKNTVFETHGNSLNDKLRRKVQEWYLAPKLEKEVGKKSIMEAYLNTIYLGGRAIGVGAAADQYFNVSIDKLDLVQCAFIAGLPQSPSVYYPYSRTSKKDPSKYINRTKTVLAKMKENGYISQNEYISALAELDTSKSTVTNDESIQTLGQYTIHKPTNIDEKYNFEWFTRPAIERVKKDLKDIYNYSDDEIEKLLVNGNLKIYTTMNKDLQVSTQEIIDNDEKLNSLSSSKNNLVEPQASAVLTDYHTGEVKVIIGGRGTQPALAYNRATNAKVAAGSSIKPLTVYSAAIDSKLATAATVLEDSPLPEAMSKKYSAPGTNWQPKNANGVYSGYLGLRDALKNSVNVYAVKLEDKIGLNTGVKYGEKFGLTFDNVDKNSMAAIALGELNRGTNTFTMANAYGVFGNNGMYSNPRLYTKVLDRNGNVLLETKTQATQVISPEAAYIMYDLLKGPVKEGTATRIQHTYHSDIPIAGKTGSSTKFKNLWFCGLTPYYSGAVWIENKYGQSIYSSDAAALFGKIMNRAVENLPEKEIEMPEGIIKAEVDRVSGLLPTDLSYKDPRGSQVYTELFIKGTVPTEQDNIHVSTKVNKYNGRVSGSYTPSFLTESKVFIKRQSDSEVPLDDDMYVLPDKDKKSSNKSKHNHNNDAKHDNTNNSEDATNEASTEPSPNTDTVPEDSTNNLDPTKNTEKKPSDKKNKKHVIKPIIRPKKHF, encoded by the coding sequence ATGACTGAAAACAGAGATAATAAAACTTCTCAGTCTGAAAAAACAACTCAAAAAAAGAAGAAAAAAAAGTTTAAAGCTTTTAAAATCATATTAATAACTTTTATCACCTTAATTGTAATATCTTTAGTAACAGCTATTGGTATTACATTAGCTATTATAAAAACATCACCTGATATAAATATTAACGAAATTATAGCAGCCAGTGATGCATCTAAAATCTATGATGATAAAGGGGAACTTGTAGATAGCATAATTACATCTAAGAAAAAAATTCTTGTAAAATATGATGAAGTCCCTGAAAATCTTATAAATGCTTTTGTAAGTATAGAAGATGAAAGATTTTTTAAACATAGTGGTATTGATGTTAAAAGAATAGCAGGTGCTTTTCTAATTGATATGAAAAATATTGTTAGTGGTAAACCAGCGCTTCAAGGTGCCTCAACAATAACACAACAATTAATAAAAAACACTGTTTTTGAAACTCACGGAAATTCTCTTAATGACAAATTAAGAAGAAAAGTTCAAGAGTGGTACTTAGCTCCTAAGCTAGAAAAAGAAGTTGGTAAAAAATCTATTATGGAAGCCTATTTAAATACTATTTATTTAGGTGGTAGGGCAATTGGTGTTGGTGCTGCTGCTGATCAATATTTTAATGTTTCAATAGACAAACTTGATCTTGTTCAATGTGCCTTTATTGCAGGACTTCCTCAAAGTCCTTCAGTATACTATCCATATTCTCGTACATCTAAAAAAGATCCTTCTAAGTATATAAACAGAACTAAAACTGTTTTAGCTAAAATGAAGGAAAATGGATATATATCTCAAAATGAATATATATCTGCATTAGCTGAACTTGACACAAGTAAAAGCACTGTGACAAATGATGAATCTATTCAAACTTTAGGACAATATACTATTCATAAACCAACTAATATTGATGAAAAATATAACTTTGAATGGTTCACAAGACCTGCCATTGAAAGAGTAAAGAAAGATCTTAAAGATATTTATAATTATTCTGATGATGAAATTGAAAAACTACTTGTAAATGGTAATCTTAAAATATACACTACCATGAACAAAGACCTTCAAGTTTCAACACAAGAAATTATTGATAATGATGAAAAATTAAATAGTCTTTCTAGTAGCAAAAATAATTTAGTAGAACCACAAGCTTCAGCAGTTCTTACAGATTATCATACTGGAGAAGTTAAAGTAATTATAGGTGGTCGTGGAACTCAACCTGCTCTTGCCTACAATAGAGCAACAAATGCAAAGGTAGCTGCAGGTTCTAGTATTAAACCTCTAACTGTTTACTCTGCTGCAATTGATTCAAAACTTGCAACAGCAGCTACAGTGCTTGAAGATTCCCCATTACCTGAAGCTATGTCTAAAAAATATTCTGCACCAGGTACTAATTGGCAACCTAAAAATGCTAATGGAGTTTACTCAGGATATTTAGGATTAAGAGATGCTCTTAAAAATTCTGTTAACGTGTATGCAGTAAAACTAGAAGATAAAATAGGTTTAAACACTGGTGTTAAATACGGTGAAAAATTTGGATTAACTTTTGATAATGTTGACAAAAATAGTATGGCTGCAATAGCACTTGGTGAATTAAATAGAGGTACAAATACATTTACTATGGCAAATGCCTATGGAGTCTTCGGAAATAATGGTATGTACTCAAATCCTAGACTTTACACTAAAGTATTAGATAGAAACGGAAATGTACTACTTGAAACTAAAACTCAAGCTACACAAGTAATTTCTCCTGAAGCAGCATACATTATGTACGATTTATTAAAAGGACCAGTAAAAGAAGGTACAGCTACCCGTATACAACATACTTATCATAGTGATATACCTATAGCAGGTAAAACTGGTTCATCAACTAAATTTAAGAATCTTTGGTTCTGTGGTTTAACTCCTTATTATTCAGGAGCTGTATGGATAGAAAACAAATATGGTCAAAGTATTTACAGTAGTGATGCCGCTGCATTATTCGGTAAAATAATGAATAGAGCTGTTGAAAATTTACCTGAGAAAGAAATCGAAATGCCTGAGGGAATTATTAAAGCAGAAGTAGATAGAGTATCTGGACTGCTTCCTACTGATCTTTCCTACAAAGATCCTCGTGGAAGTCAAGTATATACTGAATTATTTATAAAAGGCACAGTTCCTACTGAACAAGATAACATTCATGTATCTACAAAAGTAAATAAATATAACGGGCGTGTTTCAGGTTCTTATACACCATCATTTTTAACAGAATCTAAAGTGTTCATAAAAAGACAATCTGATTCTGAAGTACCTTTAGATGATGACATGTATGTACTACCAGATAAAGATAAAAAATCCTCTAATAAATCAAAGCACAATCACAATAATGATGCAAAGCATGATAATACTAATAACAGCGAAGATGCTACTAATGAAGCGAGTACAGAACCTTCACCTAATACTGATACTGTACCTGAAGATTCAACTAATAATTTAGACCCTACAAAAAACACTGAAAAGAAACCTAGCGATAAAAAAAATAAAAAACACGTTATAAAACCTATAATAAGACCAAAAAAACATTTTTAA
- the spoIIAB gene encoding anti-sigma F factor, producing the protein MSGNKMKMEFLSKSQNESFARVAVAAFISQLDPTMEEITDVKTAVSEAVTNSIIHGYGDREDGIVKIQCEIFEKDITIIVEDDGIGIEDVKQAMTPLYTSRPDLERSGMGFTVMETFMDELRVESTEKNGTRIIMKKKLKSIE; encoded by the coding sequence ATGAGTGGTAATAAGATGAAAATGGAATTTTTAAGTAAATCACAAAATGAAAGTTTTGCAAGAGTAGCAGTTGCAGCTTTTATATCTCAATTAGATCCTACTATGGAAGAGATCACTGATGTAAAAACAGCTGTATCAGAAGCTGTAACTAATTCTATAATACATGGATATGGCGACAGGGAAGATGGAATCGTTAAAATACAGTGCGAAATATTTGAAAAAGATATAACTATAATAGTTGAAGATGATGGTATAGGCATAGAAGATGTTAAACAAGCTATGACACCGCTTTATACTTCAAGACCTGATCTTGAGCGTTCAGGAATGGGATTTACGGTTATGGAAACATTTATGGATGAATTAAGAGTTGAATCTACAGAAAAAAATGGTACTAGAATTATTATGAAAAAGAAACTTAAATCTATAGAATAA
- the spoIIAA gene encoding anti-sigma F factor antagonist → MNLVFEEREDILIVHMEGELDHHTAEEVRSRIDDRIDRTRFYKVIMDFTNVNFMDSSGIGVVIGRYKKLLLKKGKINMIGAKGAVKRVFELSGMFKIIPLYDSLQDAMENI, encoded by the coding sequence ATGAATCTAGTGTTTGAGGAAAGAGAAGATATATTGATAGTACATATGGAAGGTGAATTAGATCATCATACTGCAGAAGAAGTTAGAAGCAGGATTGATGATAGAATAGATAGAACTAGATTTTACAAAGTTATAATGGATTTTACAAATGTAAACTTTATGGATAGTTCAGGAATTGGAGTTGTTATAGGTAGATATAAAAAGCTTTTGTTGAAAAAAGGAAAAATAAATATGATAGGTGCTAAAGGTGCTGTAAAAAGGGTTTTTGAATTATCAGGAATGTTTAAGATAATTCCTTTATACGATAGTTTGCAGGATGCAATGGAGAATATATAG